In Microbacterium maritypicum, the following are encoded in one genomic region:
- a CDS encoding ABC transporter substrate-binding protein: protein MNAMKGSRTAKVFAGIALISASAIVIAGCSSTPNAEPSEGGEKPAVDLTLKLGSLLPATGSLAFLGAPMEAGVQLAVNEINEADAGVTIDLTTADEGDLDNKAYETSITNLQNEGITAMVGAASSSVTKLILDGNAGAGILTVSPSNTSPDFSGINPLYFRTAPSDNLQGEVLGNQIAEDGHKTLGIIYQNDPYGTGLFEAIKSTFEGTGGEVVADASFNQGDGQFNAQVSEIAAAKPDAVAVVSYDQFATIAPLLGNAGVDTGSLYLVDGNLKDWGTDVSVNLEGSKGTRAGAELPQDFLDQLNEVWTADGNDPIDAVTYSAEAYDAVILMALSALAAGSVEGADMAEQMGTVSGGGDEGEKCTTYAECADIINGGGTADYDGLSGEITFDENNDPKGAAIGVYEFGADNTTTRLK, encoded by the coding sequence ATGAACGCAATGAAGGGTTCGCGCACCGCGAAGGTCTTCGCAGGGATCGCTTTGATCAGCGCATCCGCCATCGTCATCGCCGGCTGCAGCAGCACGCCGAACGCTGAGCCCAGCGAAGGTGGTGAGAAGCCGGCCGTCGATCTGACGCTCAAGCTCGGCTCGCTGCTTCCCGCGACCGGCTCGCTCGCCTTCCTCGGCGCTCCGATGGAAGCCGGCGTCCAGCTGGCTGTCAACGAGATCAACGAGGCCGACGCCGGCGTGACCATCGACCTCACCACCGCCGACGAGGGTGACCTCGACAACAAGGCGTATGAGACCTCGATCACCAACCTCCAGAACGAGGGCATCACTGCGATGGTCGGCGCAGCGTCGTCGAGCGTCACCAAGCTCATCCTCGACGGCAACGCCGGCGCGGGCATCCTCACCGTCTCGCCGTCGAACACGTCGCCGGACTTCTCGGGCATCAACCCGCTGTACTTCCGCACGGCACCGAGCGACAACCTGCAGGGCGAGGTCCTCGGCAACCAGATCGCCGAAGACGGTCACAAGACCCTCGGCATCATCTACCAGAACGACCCCTACGGCACCGGCCTGTTCGAAGCCATCAAGTCGACGTTCGAGGGCACCGGCGGCGAGGTCGTCGCCGATGCATCGTTCAACCAGGGCGACGGCCAGTTCAACGCTCAGGTCTCCGAGATCGCGGCCGCCAAGCCCGACGCCGTCGCAGTCGTCTCGTACGACCAGTTCGCGACCATCGCGCCGCTGCTCGGCAACGCGGGCGTCGACACGGGTTCGCTGTACCTCGTCGACGGCAACCTGAAGGACTGGGGCACCGACGTCTCGGTCAACCTCGAGGGCTCGAAGGGCACCCGCGCCGGCGCTGAGCTGCCGCAGGACTTCCTCGACCAGCTCAACGAGGTCTGGACCGCCGACGGCAACGACCCGATCGACGCCGTGACCTACTCGGCTGAGGCCTACGACGCCGTCATCCTCATGGCGCTGTCGGCTCTGGCTGCCGGCTCCGTCGAGGGCGCCGACATGGCCGAGCAGATGGGCACCGTGTCCGGCGGTGGCGACGAGGGCGAGAAGTGCACCACGTACGCCGAGTGCGCCGACATCATCAACGGCGGCGGCACGGCGGACTACGACGGCCTCTCCGGCGAGATCACGTTCGACGAGAACAACGACCCGAAGGGCGCCGCGATCGGCGTCTACGAGTTCGGCGCCGACAACACCACCACGCGCCTCAAGTAA
- a CDS encoding ABC transporter ATP-binding protein, with protein MTDASAPTPAPAPAERNEIKNDDVIVELTDVHAGYLPGVNILNGANLVAHKGELIGIIGPNGAGKSTLLKAIFGMVEIRSGDVTVKGESIVGLKADKLVRRGVAFVPQTNNVFPSLTIQENLEMGLYQNPKIFAERLEFVSSIFGELGKRLKQRAGSLSGGERQMVAMSRALMMDPSVLLLDEPSAGLSPVRQDDAFIRVSDINKAGVTTIMVEQNARRCLQICDRGYVLDQGKDAYEGTGRELLNDPKVIGLYLGTLGTDAA; from the coding sequence ATGACCGACGCATCCGCCCCCACGCCCGCGCCCGCGCCCGCGGAGCGCAACGAGATCAAGAACGACGACGTGATCGTCGAGCTGACCGATGTGCACGCCGGATACCTGCCCGGGGTGAACATCCTCAACGGCGCGAACCTCGTGGCCCACAAAGGTGAGCTGATCGGCATCATCGGCCCGAACGGCGCCGGCAAGTCGACGCTGCTCAAGGCGATCTTCGGCATGGTCGAGATCCGCTCGGGCGATGTCACGGTGAAGGGCGAGAGCATCGTCGGGCTCAAGGCCGACAAGCTCGTGCGCCGTGGCGTGGCCTTCGTGCCGCAGACGAACAACGTGTTCCCGTCGCTCACGATCCAGGAGAACCTGGAGATGGGGCTGTACCAGAACCCCAAGATCTTCGCCGAGCGCCTGGAGTTCGTCAGCAGCATCTTCGGCGAGTTGGGCAAGCGCCTGAAGCAGCGCGCAGGGTCGCTCTCGGGCGGCGAGCGACAGATGGTCGCCATGTCGCGGGCGCTGATGATGGATCCGTCGGTGCTGCTGCTGGACGAGCCGTCGGCTGGCCTCTCCCCCGTGCGTCAGGACGATGCCTTCATCCGCGTCTCCGACATCAACAAGGCGGGCGTGACGACGATCATGGTCGAGCAGAACGCGCGCCGCTGCCTGCAGATCTGCGACCGCGGCTATGTGCTCGATCAGGGCAAGGACGCCTACGAGGGCACCGGGCGCGAGCTGCTGAACGACCCCAAGGTCATCGGCCTCTACCTCGGCACGCTCGGCACCGACGCCGCCTGA
- a CDS encoding ABC transporter ATP-binding protein, with the protein MSSNDDAVVTPAKSTPRAKTGGLAAGPAAPGVKKVDPILIVDAVERRFGGLTAVDVDHLEIPRGAITALIGPNGAGKTTLFNLLCGFDKPNAGTWSFDGKNLSGIPSFKVARMGQVRTFQLTKSLSLLTVLENMKLGAKDQRGEGFWAGLFPFLWRKQDQEIEARAHELLTRFKLDAKEQDFAASLSGGQRKLLEMARALMSDPTLVMLDEPMAGVNPALTQSLLEHILDLKDLGMTVLFVEHDMHMVRHIADWVVVMAEGRVVAEGPPDQVMEDPAVVDAYLGAHQDVDLGAVTGRLPVISEEDAIRIREQIETEVEAEVEAEDVEEEKA; encoded by the coding sequence TTGTCAAGTAATGACGACGCGGTGGTCACGCCCGCGAAGAGCACGCCCCGCGCCAAGACCGGAGGCCTGGCCGCCGGTCCCGCCGCGCCCGGCGTCAAGAAGGTCGACCCGATCCTCATCGTCGATGCGGTGGAGCGCCGTTTCGGCGGTCTCACCGCGGTCGATGTCGACCACCTGGAGATCCCGCGCGGAGCCATCACGGCGCTGATCGGCCCGAACGGCGCCGGCAAGACGACCCTGTTCAACCTGCTGTGCGGCTTCGACAAGCCGAACGCCGGCACCTGGTCGTTCGACGGGAAGAACCTCTCCGGCATCCCCTCGTTCAAGGTGGCGCGGATGGGACAGGTGCGCACCTTCCAGCTCACGAAGTCGCTGTCGCTGCTGACCGTGCTCGAGAACATGAAGCTCGGCGCGAAGGACCAGCGCGGCGAGGGCTTCTGGGCGGGGCTGTTCCCCTTCCTCTGGCGCAAGCAGGATCAGGAGATCGAGGCACGGGCGCACGAGCTGCTCACCCGCTTCAAGCTCGACGCCAAGGAGCAGGACTTCGCCGCATCGCTCTCGGGCGGTCAGCGCAAGCTCCTCGAGATGGCCCGCGCGCTCATGAGCGACCCGACCCTGGTGATGCTCGACGAGCCCATGGCCGGTGTGAACCCCGCGCTCACGCAGTCGCTGCTGGAGCACATCCTCGACCTCAAGGATCTGGGGATGACGGTGCTGTTCGTCGAGCACGACATGCACATGGTCCGCCACATCGCCGACTGGGTGGTCGTGATGGCCGAGGGCCGTGTCGTCGCCGAGGGCCCGCCCGACCAGGTCATGGAGGATCCGGCCGTCGTGGACGCCTACCTGGGCGCACACCAGGACGTCGATCTCGGGGCCGTCACCGGTCGTCTTCCGGTGATCTCGGAAGAGGACGCGATCCGGATCCGGGAGCAGATCGAGACCGAGGTCGAGGCCGAAGTCGAGGCCGAAGACGTCGAGGAGGAGAAGGCATGA
- a CDS encoding branched-chain amino acid ABC transporter permease, with amino-acid sequence MDFGSIFGNTASYLFSPTTIAYALAATGLAVHFGYTGLLNFGMAAFMAIGGYGYAISILTFGFPWWAGVLVGMLGGAAFALILGIPTLRLRADYLAIATIAAAEVVRLMFVTELFKDWTNSAGGLSGYHQSFRDSNPFPPGTYGFGPWTYNATDLWVRVVGLIALVIAVLVVWALMRSPWGRVLKGIREDEDAVRSLGKNVFAYKMQALVVGGVIGAVGGIIFILPSAVIPGSYSTSLTFFLWTILLLGGAATVLGPTLGAVLFWVVFAFLGALLPAMANAGYLPMSGAQADVVRYIVIGVVLMLIVIFRPQGILGNKREMTFVK; translated from the coding sequence ATGGACTTCGGAAGCATCTTCGGCAACACCGCCTCCTATCTCTTCAGCCCGACGACGATCGCCTACGCCCTGGCGGCGACCGGCCTCGCCGTGCACTTCGGCTACACCGGCCTGCTCAACTTCGGCATGGCCGCGTTCATGGCCATCGGCGGCTACGGCTACGCGATCTCGATCCTGACCTTCGGGTTCCCGTGGTGGGCCGGCGTCCTCGTCGGCATGCTGGGCGGCGCGGCATTCGCTCTGATCCTGGGTATCCCGACCCTGCGTCTTCGTGCCGACTACCTCGCCATCGCGACCATCGCCGCCGCCGAGGTGGTGCGGCTCATGTTCGTGACCGAGCTCTTCAAGGACTGGACGAACTCCGCCGGCGGACTCTCCGGGTACCACCAGAGCTTCCGCGACTCGAACCCCTTCCCGCCGGGCACCTACGGCTTCGGCCCGTGGACCTACAACGCGACCGATCTGTGGGTGCGGGTGGTCGGACTGATCGCCCTCGTGATCGCCGTGCTCGTGGTCTGGGCGCTCATGCGCAGCCCATGGGGTCGGGTGCTCAAGGGCATCCGTGAGGACGAGGATGCGGTGCGCTCGCTCGGCAAGAACGTCTTCGCCTACAAGATGCAGGCGCTCGTGGTCGGTGGTGTGATCGGCGCCGTCGGCGGCATCATCTTCATTCTGCCGTCCGCGGTGATCCCCGGCAGCTACTCCACGTCGCTGACGTTCTTCCTGTGGACGATCCTCCTGCTCGGCGGCGCGGCCACCGTGCTCGGCCCGACGCTCGGCGCGGTGCTGTTCTGGGTGGTGTTCGCCTTCCTCGGTGCGCTCCTCCCCGCCATGGCGAACGCCGGCTACCTGCCCATGTCCGGCGCACAGGCCGACGTCGTGCGGTACATCGTGATCGGCGTCGTGCTGATGCTGATCGTCATTTTCCGCCCGCAGGGCATCCTCGGAAACAAGAGGGAGATGACCTTTGTCAAGTAA
- a CDS encoding branched-chain amino acid ABC transporter permease codes for MGPTTIAVQRRRPWAVICLGILMALMAFLFLPPSSASAETTDDGQEVTDFYFAGVVTNADEPVEGVVMSIEGNGFEAETETDAEGKWRLYVPEMETYTLTVDESTLPKGVIVDATQLPEGIQPVSGTTASFELEFGLTGTKIVNFFLGAGERVTVSFLDQLLSRIVGGLNFGLLLGLASMGAALIYGTTRLSNFAHGEMVTWGAVVALLCTTFWHLPLWLGIIAAVIGGAALGWALDAGIWKPLRRRGLGVVQLMIVSIGLSLALRYGMQYFIGGNTYQLPGASPEPIRLGPISLSYIDMIAMGTSIVVILGVAFFLTRTRTGKATRAISDNPQLAAASGIDVDKVIRTVWILAGALAAISGILWAYFRPGVKWDMGMQMLLLMFCAITLGGLGSAIGALIGSIIVGLAVEVSTLLGVPSDLKYATALVALIIILLVRPQGILGRKERLG; via the coding sequence GTGGGACCCACAACAATCGCCGTGCAGCGAAGGCGCCCCTGGGCCGTCATCTGCCTCGGTATCCTCATGGCGCTCATGGCGTTCCTGTTCCTGCCCCCCTCATCGGCCTCGGCTGAGACGACGGACGACGGGCAGGAGGTCACGGACTTCTACTTCGCCGGTGTCGTCACCAATGCGGATGAGCCGGTCGAAGGCGTCGTCATGTCCATCGAGGGCAACGGCTTCGAAGCCGAGACGGAGACCGACGCCGAAGGCAAGTGGCGCCTCTACGTGCCGGAGATGGAGACGTACACCCTCACGGTGGACGAGTCCACGCTGCCGAAGGGCGTCATCGTCGACGCGACCCAGCTCCCCGAGGGCATCCAGCCCGTCTCGGGGACCACCGCGTCGTTCGAGCTCGAATTCGGTCTCACCGGCACGAAGATCGTCAACTTCTTCCTCGGAGCGGGCGAGCGGGTCACCGTGTCGTTCCTCGATCAACTCCTGTCGCGCATCGTCGGCGGCCTGAACTTCGGGCTCCTCCTCGGACTCGCCTCCATGGGCGCCGCGCTCATCTACGGCACCACCCGCCTGTCGAACTTCGCCCACGGCGAGATGGTCACCTGGGGCGCGGTCGTCGCGCTGCTCTGCACGACGTTCTGGCACCTGCCGCTCTGGCTCGGCATCATCGCCGCCGTCATCGGCGGAGCCGCGCTCGGGTGGGCGCTGGATGCCGGGATCTGGAAACCCCTGCGGCGAAGAGGCCTCGGGGTGGTCCAGCTCATGATCGTGAGCATCGGGCTCTCCCTCGCGCTCCGGTACGGCATGCAGTACTTCATCGGCGGCAACACGTACCAGCTTCCGGGAGCGAGCCCCGAGCCCATCCGCCTCGGACCCATCTCGCTGTCGTACATCGACATGATCGCGATGGGGACGAGCATCGTCGTGATCCTCGGTGTCGCGTTCTTCCTCACCAGGACCCGCACCGGAAAGGCGACCAGGGCCATCTCGGACAACCCGCAGCTGGCCGCGGCATCCGGCATCGACGTCGACAAGGTCATCCGCACGGTGTGGATCCTCGCGGGCGCTCTCGCCGCGATCTCCGGCATCCTGTGGGCGTACTTCCGCCCCGGTGTGAAGTGGGACATGGGTATGCAGATGCTGCTGCTGATGTTCTGCGCGATCACCCTCGGTGGCCTCGGCTCCGCGATCGGCGCCCTGATCGGCTCGATCATCGTCGGCCTCGCCGTCGAGGTGTCGACCCTGCTGGGTGTGCCGTCCGACCTCAAGTACGCCACGGCACTCGTCGCGCTGATCATCATTCTGCTGGTGCGACCGCAAGGCATCCTCGGACGCAAGGAAAGGTTGGGCTGA
- the guaB gene encoding IMP dehydrogenase: protein MEQHDPFGFVGLTYDDVLLLPGHTDVIPSEADTSSRITRRISVATPLLSSAMDTVTESRMAIAMAREGGIGILHRNLSIADQAAHVDRVKRSESGMITDPITTTQDATVEEVDNLCAKYRISGLPVVDDDGKLVGIITNRDMRFVSGFERQSTFVKDVMTSENLVTAPVGVAAGEVIALFAKHRVEKLPLIDDNGKLAGLITIKDFDKSEKYPLATKDDQGRLRVGAAIGFFGDAWERAEALRDAGVDVLVVDTANGQSQGVIDLVRRLKADASFEHIDIVGGNVATREGAQALVDAGVDAVKVGVGPGSICTTRVVAGVGVPQVTAVYEASLAARPAGVPVIADGGLQYSGDIAKALVAGADAVMLGSLLAGTDESPGEIVFQSGKQFKQYRGMGSLGAMQTRGKQTSYSKDRYFQADVPSDDKLIPEGIEGQVPYRGPLAAVAYQLVGGLRQSMFYVGARTIEELKTRGKFVRITSAGLKESHPHDVQIVVEAPNYKK from the coding sequence ATGGAACAGCACGATCCCTTCGGCTTCGTCGGACTGACGTACGACGATGTGCTGCTCCTGCCGGGGCACACCGACGTCATCCCCAGCGAAGCGGACACCTCGTCGCGGATCACCCGCCGCATCTCGGTCGCCACCCCGCTGCTGTCGAGCGCGATGGACACGGTCACCGAATCCCGCATGGCGATCGCCATGGCGCGCGAGGGCGGCATCGGCATCCTGCACCGCAACCTCTCCATCGCCGACCAGGCCGCGCACGTCGACCGCGTCAAGCGCAGCGAGTCCGGCATGATCACCGACCCGATCACCACGACCCAGGACGCGACCGTCGAAGAGGTCGACAACCTGTGCGCCAAGTACCGCATCTCGGGGCTGCCCGTGGTCGACGACGACGGCAAGCTGGTCGGCATCATCACCAACCGCGACATGCGCTTCGTGTCGGGCTTCGAGCGTCAGAGCACTTTCGTGAAAGACGTCATGACGAGCGAGAACCTCGTCACCGCGCCGGTCGGGGTGGCCGCCGGAGAGGTCATCGCGCTGTTCGCGAAGCACCGCGTCGAGAAGCTGCCGCTCATCGATGACAACGGCAAGCTCGCGGGCCTCATCACCATCAAGGACTTCGACAAGAGCGAGAAGTACCCCCTCGCCACCAAGGACGACCAGGGCCGCCTGCGCGTCGGTGCCGCGATCGGCTTCTTCGGAGACGCGTGGGAGCGTGCCGAGGCGCTGCGCGACGCCGGTGTCGACGTGCTCGTCGTCGACACCGCCAACGGGCAGTCCCAGGGCGTCATCGACCTCGTCCGCCGACTGAAGGCCGACGCGTCGTTCGAGCACATCGACATCGTCGGCGGCAACGTCGCGACCCGTGAGGGCGCCCAGGCTCTGGTCGATGCGGGCGTCGACGCGGTCAAGGTCGGCGTGGGTCCCGGGTCGATCTGCACCACGCGCGTCGTCGCAGGTGTGGGAGTGCCCCAGGTCACGGCCGTCTACGAGGCCTCGCTGGCGGCCCGACCGGCGGGCGTGCCCGTGATCGCCGACGGGGGACTGCAGTACTCCGGTGACATCGCCAAGGCTCTCGTCGCCGGTGCCGACGCCGTCATGCTCGGCTCGCTCCTGGCCGGAACCGACGAGTCCCCGGGCGAGATCGTCTTCCAGTCCGGTAAGCAGTTCAAGCAGTACCGCGGAATGGGTTCGCTCGGCGCGATGCAGACCCGCGGCAAGCAGACCTCGTATTCCAAGGACCGCTACTTCCAGGCCGACGTCCCCAGCGACGACAAGCTGATCCCTGAGGGCATCGAGGGGCAGGTGCCGTATCGCGGCCCGCTCGCCGCCGTCGCCTATCAGCTGGTCGGCGGTCTCCGTCAGTCGATGTTCTACGTCGGAGCGCGCACGATCGAAGAGCTCAAGACGCGCGGCAAGTTCGTGCGCATCACCTCGGCGGGGCTCAAGGAGTCGCACCCGCACGACGTGCAGATCGTCGTGGAAGCACCGAACTACAAGAAGTGA
- a CDS encoding DUF2277 domain-containing protein, giving the protein MCRNIVPLNNLEPAATDDECHEAALQFVRKISGANAPSRANRAAFDRAVAEIAQATRALLDELVTTAPPKNRDDEAAKRRARSADRYEAIRVYQQEKKAAAARS; this is encoded by the coding sequence ATGTGCCGAAACATCGTTCCGCTGAACAACCTCGAGCCCGCCGCGACCGACGACGAGTGCCACGAGGCGGCCCTCCAGTTCGTCCGGAAGATCTCCGGGGCGAACGCGCCGTCGCGTGCCAATCGCGCCGCGTTCGACCGCGCGGTCGCCGAGATCGCGCAGGCGACCCGTGCCCTGTTGGACGAACTCGTCACGACCGCCCCGCCGAAGAATCGCGATGACGAGGCGGCCAAGCGTCGCGCCCGCTCGGCCGACCGCTACGAGGCGATCCGGGTCTACCAACAGGAGAAGAAGGCCGCTGCCGCGAGGTCGTGA
- a CDS encoding response regulator yields the protein MPEDAPRVLVVDDDADVALLVKTVLERRAGCIVDVAEDGRAAVERVAQVRPDVVVTDIEMPGLNGLELLAELRRTVPTVPVVVMTAHVSVEYAVSALRAQADEFLTKPLDNAKLVESVMRLVEEGRRRREEARPTERVLAIGAHPDDVEIGVGGLLAAHSRAQDEITILTLSRGARGGDAASRQDESLAAAEMLGARLFLKDLVDTEISGGGSTVRLIEEVVQEIQPTIVYTHSSNDRHQDHRAVSEATIVATRRVGTVACYQSPSSTIDFRPTRFVRIDQYLDDKLRLLERFSSQTANRDYLAPEFVTATARYWSRFGGGTAVEPLEVVRETAEFIGAHELSRRES from the coding sequence ATGCCTGAGGATGCTCCCAGAGTCCTCGTCGTCGACGACGACGCCGACGTCGCCCTGCTCGTGAAGACCGTGCTCGAGAGGCGGGCCGGCTGCATCGTCGACGTCGCCGAAGACGGGCGGGCCGCTGTCGAACGCGTGGCGCAGGTGCGCCCGGACGTCGTCGTGACCGACATCGAGATGCCCGGACTCAACGGACTCGAACTGCTCGCCGAACTCCGGCGCACGGTCCCCACCGTTCCCGTCGTGGTGATGACCGCCCACGTGTCGGTCGAGTACGCCGTCTCGGCTCTGCGCGCACAGGCCGATGAGTTCCTCACCAAACCCCTCGACAACGCCAAGCTCGTCGAGTCGGTCATGCGACTGGTCGAGGAAGGACGCCGTCGCCGGGAAGAGGCGCGCCCGACGGAGCGCGTGCTCGCGATCGGCGCCCATCCCGACGACGTCGAGATCGGGGTCGGGGGACTCCTCGCTGCTCACTCGCGTGCGCAGGACGAGATCACGATCCTCACCCTGTCCCGCGGAGCCCGCGGCGGCGATGCCGCGAGCCGACAGGACGAGTCGCTGGCGGCGGCGGAGATGCTCGGCGCCCGGCTGTTCCTGAAGGATCTCGTGGACACGGAGATCTCCGGCGGCGGCTCGACCGTGCGCCTCATCGAGGAGGTCGTGCAGGAGATCCAGCCGACGATCGTCTACACGCACTCGAGCAACGACCGGCACCAGGATCACCGTGCGGTGAGCGAGGCCACGATCGTGGCGACCCGTCGCGTGGGCACGGTCGCCTGCTATCAGAGCCCGTCGTCGACGATCGATTTCCGTCCCACCCGGTTCGTGCGGATCGATCAGTACCTCGACGACAAGCTCCGGCTGCTGGAGCGTTTCAGCTCGCAGACGGCGAATCGCGACTACCTGGCACCCGAGTTCGTCACCGCGACGGCGCGGTACTGGTCGCGGTTCGGCGGCGGAACAGCCGTGGAACCCCTGGAAGTGGTGCGCGAGACGGCTGAGTTCATCGGCGCCCATGAACTCAGCCGACGGGAGAGCTGA
- a CDS encoding ATP-grasp domain-containing protein: protein MTKRVLVTGAGGPAGVAVIRSLLRRSDLTVFAADMDGWASGIYLVPPAQRRLVPPGRDDDFVPAIARMVEADQLDLVISTVDVELIALAERRDELAPAVLAAPSADTLNTALDKLALAERCAPTGLTPRTVLAGPDAQAVDWEFPVFAKPRQGAGSRGVRLVPDRAALEALPTDEGLIVQDFLPGEEYSVDVIADATGHVVAAVPRTRARVDSGVAIAGRTVQDPELEEAAASIARAIGLVGVANVQLRRDRAGRAVLLEVNPRFPGALPLTIAAGVDIPSLVADLFLGRELPVRVPFREVASVRFLEDVIVEVDDLLVSEHAGHQEEL, encoded by the coding sequence ATGACGAAGCGTGTGCTGGTGACCGGAGCAGGCGGACCGGCCGGAGTCGCCGTGATCCGATCCCTCCTCCGCCGATCCGATCTGACCGTGTTCGCCGCCGACATGGACGGCTGGGCGAGCGGAATCTATCTGGTGCCCCCGGCCCAGCGTCGCCTGGTCCCACCAGGAAGGGACGACGACTTCGTGCCGGCGATCGCGCGCATGGTCGAGGCTGATCAACTCGATCTCGTGATTTCGACGGTCGACGTCGAGCTCATCGCCCTGGCCGAGCGGCGGGACGAACTGGCACCCGCCGTGCTCGCCGCGCCGTCGGCCGACACGCTGAACACGGCGCTGGACAAGCTCGCGCTCGCCGAACGGTGCGCGCCGACCGGTCTCACTCCTCGCACGGTCCTCGCCGGCCCCGACGCGCAGGCCGTCGACTGGGAGTTCCCGGTCTTCGCCAAGCCGCGCCAGGGTGCCGGCAGCCGCGGCGTGCGTCTCGTGCCCGATCGCGCGGCCCTCGAGGCGCTGCCCACGGACGAGGGTCTGATCGTGCAGGACTTCCTTCCGGGGGAGGAATACTCGGTCGACGTCATCGCGGATGCGACGGGTCACGTGGTCGCCGCGGTGCCCCGCACCCGTGCGCGGGTCGATTCCGGCGTCGCCATCGCCGGACGCACCGTGCAGGACCCGGAGCTCGAAGAGGCGGCGGCATCGATCGCCCGCGCCATCGGACTCGTCGGCGTCGCGAACGTGCAGCTGCGCCGGGACCGCGCCGGCCGGGCCGTGCTGCTCGAGGTCAATCCGCGCTTCCCCGGCGCGCTGCCGCTGACGATCGCGGCCGGTGTCGACATCCCGTCACTCGTGGCCGACCTGTTCCTCGGACGCGAGCTGCCGGTGCGCGTTCCGTTCCGCGAAGTCGCGTCGGTGCGCTTCCTCGAAGATGTGATCGTCGAGGTCGACGACCTGCTGGTCTCCGAGCACGCGGGTCATCAGGAGGAGCTGTGA
- a CDS encoding PHP domain-containing protein, translated as MTHAVLRGDHHVHSTFSDDAVSTLAQNVDAAVAAGLTSLRLVDHVRQSTTWVPEYLAAVRALRVPDGLIVLSGVEAKILDASGSLDIPVLPEGIDRILIADHQFPGTDGPLGPSTVRDRIAAGWAPDDVLDQFVDALIATMRRYPGNQLAHCFSILPKIGLSELDLGPERTQAWALAAAQTDTLVEVNEKWGCPGVEALSALRRAGGVIVASTDSHDAAEVGRYSRVIPLLDAVEVS; from the coding sequence GTGACCCACGCCGTACTGCGCGGCGACCATCACGTGCACTCGACCTTCTCGGACGATGCCGTCTCGACGCTCGCCCAGAACGTCGATGCCGCGGTCGCGGCCGGGTTGACCTCGCTGCGTCTCGTCGACCACGTGCGTCAGAGCACCACGTGGGTGCCCGAGTACCTGGCCGCCGTGCGCGCGCTGCGGGTGCCCGATGGACTCATCGTGCTCTCGGGCGTCGAGGCCAAGATCCTCGATGCCTCGGGGTCGCTCGACATCCCGGTGCTGCCGGAGGGCATCGACCGGATCCTGATCGCCGACCACCAGTTCCCCGGGACGGACGGCCCCCTCGGCCCCTCGACCGTGCGCGATCGGATCGCCGCGGGGTGGGCCCCGGACGACGTGCTGGATCAGTTCGTCGACGCGCTCATCGCGACCATGCGTCGGTACCCCGGGAATCAGCTTGCGCACTGCTTCTCGATCCTCCCCAAGATCGGTCTGTCCGAGCTCGATCTCGGCCCGGAGCGCACGCAGGCGTGGGCGCTCGCCGCGGCGCAGACCGACACCCTGGTCGAGGTCAATGAGAAGTGGGGGTGCCCCGGCGTCGAAGCGCTGTCGGCCCTCCGCCGCGCCGGGGGAGTGATCGTCGCCTCCACCGACAGCCACGACGCCGCCGAGGTCGGCCGCTATTCGCGCGTGATCCCGCTGCTCGATGCGGTGGAGGTGTCTTGA